The sequence ACAAAAACATTCAATTGTCCACTCGCGGGGAATTGGCCAGCCGCTGTATACGTGTTTGAATTCACCTGTCACTGATAGCCCATCGTCTGACAGCGGTACATAACCACCGCTGCTAAAGTACAAATACCGTTTACCTGCAGCGTCTGCAATATGTCCCGGGTCAATATTACCCACTTTCAGGTCTACCGGGTCGCTCCAGGGTCCCTTCATTGAATTGGCTGTAATTACATAGTTTGTATTGTTGGCCGGGAAATAGATGTAGTATTTATTGTTGTATTTCACCAGGTCGGGCGCCCATACGGAACCCACGTATTTGTGTAATGCATTGGTAACCGGCCTCCAGTTGATCAAATCTTTCGAATGCCAGATCAACAAGCCCGGGTAGTACTCAAAAGAGGAATGCACTATGTAATAATCATCACCATCGCGCAGTAAACTCGGATCGGGGTAATCGCCTGCAAAAATTGGATTGGTATAAAAACCGGCACCTTTGCTATGGGATGTGGTTTGATACTGTGCATTTACCAATAGTCCTGTTTGAATGCAGATCAAAGTCAATAAACATTTTATTTTGTTCATAAGGTATTTCAGAGTATGTTTTTGTTATAGAACTAACACTTGTTTATAGGGGAACGATTTTTTTAGCTACGATAGCCTCACAATTGCTTGTAGTATGGATTATTCACTCCATACCAATACTCCGGCAGGTTTCAATACCTGTTCACCAACCAGTATCTTAGCTTTGGCAGGTAAGTTCATTGCATAATTTTCAGAAGAATAGTTGACGGCAATATTGAACCCGTCACGCCAGTATACATACACTCCCACCGGATAATCTTCCGTAGTTGCGCCAGCTTCCTGGTAGGAGCTTCTCAATACTTCCTTTTCAAGGTCCGAATCATCGGTATCCACGCCAATATAGGTTACGGTACCTTTCCCTGCTTTGCGTTTTATCACGGCAGCCTTGCCTTTATAGAATTGGTTATCATAGGAAGCCAATACTTCGGTGTTTTTTACAGGTTCCAGCAGATCAGCCCAGTTGTTCCACTTGTAATGCGACGAATTCATAAGCACATCACCGTTATTTCCTGGAGGAAGCATATCCACTGCTTTCACCCGGGCTCCGATCAGGCCTGAAACAGGGGCTGCGATTGGTCCCTCCCAGAAATGCCCATTGCGATCTTTGGTAGCGGTGCGGCAGGTAATGATCAGATGACCGCCTTTCATCACAAAATTTTCCCATTTTTTCACTAATGCTGAATCAGCCAGTTCGTAGGCGGGTACAACCAGGAGTTTGTACCTGGAAAGATCCGCTGATTCAGCAATAATGTCTGTGGGTGCTCCTAATGCCTTTGTTATTTCCAGGAACTTAACAGGATAGTTCCAGGCATTCCATTGCCAGGTTTGTTTTTGCCTGTCGATGGTCCAGTAATTTTCAAGGTTCCAAAGAATAGCCGTGGACCTGGAAGTAAGCTTTTCCGGCATTTTAGCACCTGGCTTATATTGCTGGCGAAGTCCTTTTATTTCTTTTATAAACTGCATGTAGTCCTCACCTCCCGGTGAAGCAGTTACACCATCAGTAAGCATAATACCGGCATGATACTGCTCGGAGCTGTACAAAATCTGGCGGAAACGGTAAGAACATGCCAGTTTGCCGCCTGCAGCAAAGCTGTGATACAGCCACATTCGAACGGTACCCGGCAGCAGAAGCGGGTTATAGCTTCCCCAGTTAACCGGACCCGGTTGAATTTCCATAACCCCCGATACACCGCCCACTGATTTGTAAAACTCCGAGGCAAAAAGGATTGTTTTACTGTCTCCCAGCCTGAACCCAAGTTTGCCTATGTTATC is a genomic window of Paraflavitalea devenefica containing:
- a CDS encoding beta-galactosidase, coding for MYYLKKSISVFSVMLGMAVFTATSQTPNRFFPDKELVTTGIYYYPEHWNESQWERDIRKISEMDFEFVHLAEFAWFKMEPAEGAYDFAWLDKVVDLCAKYNLKVVMCTPSATTPVWMRIKYPETFIMDGHYIRGENGTRGLASITNPSYRLFVEKIVTELAKRYGKNKHVTGWQIDNEPPAIPDYSPSSQETFRKWLKNRYKTIHALNVAWGAAFWSQWFNSFDEVIIPNTSLVGWWGNNPHALLDFKRYLADSQAEFLDFQAGILRYYISKDQYITTNYTAISTGADARRTQKLDFATYTAYPNGGSDNIGKLGFRLGDSKTILFASEFYKSVGGVSGVMEIQPGPVNWGSYNPLLLPGTVRMWLYHSFAAGGKLACSYRFRQILYSSEQYHAGIMLTDGVTASPGGEDYMQFIKEIKGLRQQYKPGAKMPEKLTSRSTAILWNLENYWTIDRQKQTWQWNAWNYPVKFLEITKALGAPTDIIAESADLSRYKLLVVPAYELADSALVKKWENFVMKGGHLIITCRTATKDRNGHFWEGPIAAPVSGLIGARVKAVDMLPPGNNGDVLMNSSHYKWNNWADLLEPVKNTEVLASYDNQFYKGKAAVIKRKAGKGTVTYIGVDTDDSDLEKEVLRSSYQEAGATTEDYPVGVYVYWRDGFNIAVNYSSENYAMNLPAKAKILVGEQVLKPAGVLVWSE